The following are from one region of the Candidatus Omnitrophota bacterium genome:
- the rplT gene encoding 50S ribosomal protein L20, producing the protein MARVKRGVTKRKAHKKVLKLAKGFKGAKKNHYRQANENLEKSMIYATRDRKVKKREFRSHWITNLSIACEKTGFKYSRFIDAMKKKNVTLSRPMLYKIAVNDFETFRKIADFVK; encoded by the coding sequence ATGGCTAGAGTGAAAAGAGGCGTTACAAAAAGAAAAGCACATAAGAAAGTTCTGAAACTTGCGAAGGGCTTTAAGGGAGCCAAAAAAAATCATTACAGACAGGCGAACGAGAATCTCGAAAAGAGCATGATCTACGCCACCCGTGACAGAAAGGTGAAGAAGAGAGAATTCCGGTCGCACTGGATAACGAATCTCTCGATCGCCTGCGAAAAAACGGGCTTTAAATATTCAAGGTTCATCGACGCTATGAAAAAAAAGAACGTGACGCTCTCGCGGCCCATGCTCTATAAGATAGCGGTGAACGACTTTGAGACATTCAGAAAAATAGCCGATTTTGTAAAATGA